In Myripristis murdjan chromosome 2, fMyrMur1.1, whole genome shotgun sequence, a genomic segment contains:
- the LOC115373569 gene encoding XK-related protein 6-like yields MAAQSDGGKSGVACGGGGFAQLYDGDAEEPLDSAAIHICQCCRSSACYWGCRSACLGSLLGGGQPTGGVGVRETHCPPREQLWLDCLWIILALLVFFWDVGTDLCLAADYYQRQDYLWFGLTLFFVLVPSVLVQILSFRWFVQDYTGGGLGVVEGLTKRGTAGLGCLYPGRDRLRLASIWLWQAAIHILQLGQVWRYIRTLYLGIQSRRQREHQRRWYWAMMFEYADVNMLRLLETFLESAPQLVLQLCIMIQENRAETLQCISSLASLLSLAWVLASYHKLLRDSRDDQRSMSYRGALLHLFWRLFTISSRVLSLALFASLFHIYFGIFVVLHWCAMAFWVVHGGTDFCMSKWEEVLFNMVVGIVYIFCWFNVKEGRTRYRMVAYYSVVLAENTILTGLWYAYRDPALTDSYAVPALCGVYLSFAGGVLVMLLYYGFLHPATAHLHPSPASSCCAELLWGLPLPPSAPPSAPPTPAHMAKSQTEESIAETCLPVFQVRSAPPSTKPEGPLIKIDMPRKRYPAWDAHYVDRRLRRTINILQYITPAAVGIRYRDGPLLYELLQYESSL; encoded by the exons ATGGCCGCGCAGTCGGACGGCGGCAAGTCGGGGGTCGcgtgcggcggcggcggttTTGCCCAGCTGTACGACGGAGACGCCGAGGAGCCGCTGGACTCCGCCGCCATCCACATCTGCCAGTGCTGCCGCTCCTCCGCTTGCTACTGGGGCTGCCGCTCCGCCTGCCTCGGCTCTCTGCTCGGCGGGGGGCAGCCCACTGGAGGAGTGGGGGTCCGGGAGACTCACTGCCCGCCCCGGGAGCAGCTGTGGCTGGACTGCCTCTGGATCATCCTCGccctcctcgtcttcttctgGGACGTTGGCACGGACCTGTGCCTGGCGGCGGACTACTACCAGAGGCAGGACTACCTCTGGTTTGGCCTCACGCTCTTCTTCGTGCTGGTGCCGTCGGTGCTGGTCCAGATTCTGAGTTTCCGTTGGTTCGTGCAGGATTACACCGGCGGGGGGCTCGGGGTGGTGGAGGGGCTGACCAAGCGGGGCACGGCGGGTTTGGGGTGCCTGTACCCCGGCAGGGACCGCCTGAGGCTTGCCTCTATCTGGCTGTGGCAGGCCGCCATACACATCCTCCAGCTGGGACAGGTGTGGAG GTACATCAGGACGCTGTATCTTGGCATCCAGTCGCGGCGGCAGAGGGAGCACCAGCGGCGCTGGTACTGGGCCATGATGTTCGAGTACGCTGACGTCAACATGCTGCGACTGCTGGAGACGTTCCTGGAGTCGGCGCCTCAGCTGGTCCTGCAGCTCTGCATCATGATCCAGGAGAACCGAGCTGAGACGCTGCAGT GCATCTCCTCCCTggcctccctgctctctctggcCTGGGTCCTGGCCTCCTACCACAAGCTGTTACGGGACTCGCGTGACGACCAGCGCAGCATGAGCTACCGCGGGGCGCTGCTACACCTCTTCTGGCGCCTCTTCACCATCTCCTCGCGCGTCCTCTCCCTCGCCCTCTTCGCCTCGCTCTTCCACATCTACTTCGGCATCTTCGTGGTGCTCCACTGGTGCGCCATGGCCTTCTGGGTGGTGCACGGTGGCACCGACTTCTGCATGTCCAAGTGGGAGGAGGTGCTCTTCAACATGGTGGTGGGCATCGTCTACATCTTCTGCTGGTTCAACGTCAAGGAGGGCCGGACGCGCTACCGCATGGTGGCGTACTACTCTGTGGTGCTGGCCGAGAACACCATTCTCACCGGGTTGTG GTACGCCTACAGGGATCCAGCGCTGACCGACTCCTACGCCGTCCCGGCGCTGTGCGGCGTCTACCTGTCGTTCGCCGGGGGCGTCCTGGTCATGCTGCTGTACTACGGCTTCCTGCACCCGGCGACCGCCCACCTCCACCCCagccccgcctcctcctgctgcGCCGAGCTCCTCTGGGGCCTCCCGCTGCCGCCGTCCGCCCCGCCCAGCGCCCCGCCCACGCCGGCCCACATGGCCAAGTCGCAGACGGAGGAGAGCATCGCCGAGACCTGCCTCCCCGTCTTCCAGGTGAGGTCGGCGCCGCCCTCCACCAAGCCCGAGGGCCCGCTCATCAAGATTGACATGCCCCGGAAGCGCTACCCGGCCTGGGATGCCCACTACGTCGACAGGCGCCTGCGGAGGACTATCAACATTCTGCAGTACATCACGCCGGCCGCCGTGGGCATCCGCTACCGCGACGGACCGCTGCTCTACGAACTGCTGCAGTACGAGTCCTCGCTCTGA